The proteins below come from a single Fusobacteriaceae bacterium genomic window:
- the gatB gene encoding Asp-tRNA(Asn)/Glu-tRNA(Gln) amidotransferase subunit GatB: MQKQWESVIGLEVHLQLKTKTKVWCGCSADYDKDPPNTHTCPICLGHPGALPRLNKKVVEYALKGALALNCRINRESGFDRKNYFYPDMPKNYQITQFDRAYAEKGRLEVRLKNGREISVGITKVQIEEDTGKSIHVAHESLMNYNRSGIPLIEIISDPDMRSSEEAYEYLNTLKSVIKYTGISDVSMELGSLRCDANVSVMEKGSPVFGTRVEIKNMNSFKAVARAIDYEIGRQITTLEEGGEIYQETRLWDEDQQITSVMRSKEEAMDYRYFPEPDLLKLVISDEEIEAIRKTLPETKAHKTERFLSDYGISSYDANLISADIELSDYYEAVVKASGNPKAAANWILGDVFRVMKEREIGIEAFPMLPADLGAIIRLIDGGTISGKLGKELFEKKLFDPRSPETIVREDGMSQVSDKSAIEALVNEVLGRSGKMIDDYHAADEGRKPRVLKGLVGQVMKASQGKANPALVTALIEERLRGNE, translated from the coding sequence ATGCAAAAACAATGGGAATCGGTCATCGGTCTCGAGGTCCATTTGCAACTGAAGACCAAAACCAAGGTCTGGTGCGGATGCAGCGCGGACTATGACAAGGATCCGCCCAATACCCATACCTGCCCTATTTGCCTGGGGCATCCGGGGGCGCTGCCGCGGCTCAACAAAAAAGTCGTGGAGTACGCCCTCAAGGGGGCGCTTGCCCTAAATTGCCGCATAAACCGCGAAAGCGGCTTCGACCGGAAGAATTATTTTTATCCCGATATGCCGAAAAATTATCAAATTACACAATTTGACAGAGCTTACGCCGAAAAGGGGCGTCTCGAAGTTCGGCTCAAAAACGGCCGGGAAATTTCCGTCGGCATCACCAAGGTCCAGATCGAAGAGGATACGGGAAAATCCATCCACGTGGCCCACGAATCCCTGATGAATTACAACCGCTCGGGGATCCCCCTGATCGAGATCATCTCGGACCCCGACATGCGCTCGTCGGAAGAGGCCTACGAATACCTCAATACGCTCAAATCCGTGATCAAATACACGGGGATCAGCGACGTGTCCATGGAACTGGGATCGCTGCGCTGCGACGCCAACGTGTCGGTCATGGAAAAGGGCAGTCCAGTCTTCGGGACCCGGGTCGAAATCAAGAACATGAATTCCTTCAAGGCCGTAGCCCGGGCCATCGACTACGAGATCGGCCGGCAGATCACGACGCTGGAGGAAGGCGGCGAAATCTACCAGGAAACGCGGCTCTGGGACGAGGACCAGCAGATCACCTCCGTCATGCGGAGTAAGGAAGAAGCCATGGATTACCGGTATTTTCCGGAACCGGATCTCCTGAAGCTTGTCATCAGCGACGAAGAGATCGAGGCCATCCGCAAGACCCTTCCTGAGACCAAGGCTCACAAGACGGAACGCTTCCTCTCGGACTACGGCATTTCCTCCTACGACGCGAATCTGATCAGCGCCGATATCGAACTTTCGGACTATTACGAGGCCGTCGTCAAAGCCTCGGGCAATCCAAAGGCGGCCGCCAACTGGATTCTGGGCGACGTGTTCCGGGTCATGAAGGAAAGAGAAATCGGGATCGAAGCCTTCCCCATGCTCCCCGCGGATCTCGGGGCCATTATCCGGCTTATTGACGGCGGGACCATTTCCGGAAAATTGGGCAAGGAACTCTTTGAGAAAAAACTCTTTGACCCGCGCTCGCCGGAGACCATCGTCCGGGAGGACGGCATGTCGCAAGTCTCCGACAAATCGGCCATCGAGGCCCTCGTGAACGAAGTCCTCGGACGTTCGGGGAAAATGATCGACGACTACCACGCCGCCGACGAAGGCCGCAAGCCCCGGGTGCTGAAAGGACTCGTGGGTCAGGTCATGAAGGCCTCCCAGGGGAAGGCGAACCCCGCTCTGGTGACGGCCCTGATTGAGGAGCGTTTGCGCGGAAACGAATAA
- a CDS encoding AbgT family transporter, with product MSEAAVKKSFTDRFLDVVEGICSKLPPPAILFCWLFLITAILGAVFTATGVKMLNPATGKDVVSQNVFTAAGVKWFLENMVKNFTGFAPLGLVLTMTLAIGFCEESGMLVAMLRGILKNVPPAIVPYVIAFLGTMGNLASDTAMVVIPPLAAVVYIGVKKNPIAGMLVGYAGAQAGFSANLMIAGTDSLLQGLSNKAIEAFLGNNNFTIEITCNWYFMMASTFLCAFVIGLVSIVVIEPRLGVYTPPADVEPVKFDELMPIERKGLRISGITVAIYIAIVVIGYFGGLLSNKGKLVGSLLLSGLIPILFIFFSSAGISYGIATKKFKNTIDVNKAMVKQMSGMGAYVIFCFFCGQFQSLFNWTQLGTMLAIKGADFLKSIKFTGRPMWVAFIIICALVNIIVSSGSAKWAILAPVFVPMFMLLGYHPGFTQLLYRLGDSPGNCFTPMSPYIWMILSVAQQKYNKDVNIGTLISNMIPVAIVLQIAWILFLLLWSIGYSLPIGPGVGYFMPAGIL from the coding sequence ATGAGTGAAGCTGCTGTAAAAAAGAGTTTTACGGATCGCTTTCTGGACGTCGTGGAGGGGATTTGCAGCAAATTGCCGCCTCCGGCCATCTTGTTCTGCTGGCTGTTCCTGATCACGGCCATCCTGGGCGCGGTCTTTACGGCCACAGGGGTCAAGATGTTGAATCCGGCCACGGGCAAGGACGTCGTATCCCAGAATGTCTTTACCGCCGCCGGCGTAAAGTGGTTCCTGGAGAACATGGTCAAGAATTTTACGGGATTCGCGCCTCTGGGACTCGTGCTGACCATGACGCTGGCCATCGGTTTCTGTGAAGAATCGGGCATGCTGGTGGCTATGCTGCGCGGGATCCTGAAGAACGTCCCCCCGGCCATCGTGCCCTATGTGATCGCCTTTTTGGGCACCATGGGCAATCTGGCCTCCGATACGGCCATGGTTGTTATTCCGCCATTGGCGGCCGTCGTCTATATCGGGGTCAAGAAAAATCCAATCGCGGGCATGCTTGTGGGCTACGCGGGCGCCCAGGCGGGATTTTCGGCCAACCTGATGATCGCCGGAACGGACTCGCTGCTGCAGGGCCTTTCCAATAAAGCCATCGAGGCCTTTTTGGGGAACAACAATTTTACGATTGAGATCACCTGCAACTGGTACTTCATGATGGCGTCGACCTTCCTTTGCGCCTTCGTGATCGGCCTTGTGTCCATCGTGGTCATCGAACCGAGACTGGGGGTCTACACGCCGCCGGCCGATGTGGAGCCCGTCAAATTTGACGAGCTTATGCCCATCGAACGCAAGGGCCTGCGGATTTCCGGGATTACCGTAGCGATCTATATCGCGATTGTGGTCATCGGATATTTCGGCGGTCTCTTATCGAACAAAGGAAAACTGGTGGGTTCGCTGCTCCTGAGCGGTCTGATCCCGATTCTCTTTATTTTCTTCAGTTCGGCCGGTATCTCCTACGGAATCGCCACGAAGAAATTCAAAAACACCATTGACGTCAACAAAGCCATGGTAAAACAAATGAGCGGTATGGGCGCCTATGTGATCTTCTGCTTCTTCTGCGGCCAGTTCCAGTCGCTGTTCAACTGGACCCAACTGGGGACCATGCTCGCCATCAAGGGAGCGGACTTTTTGAAGAGCATCAAGTTTACGGGACGGCCCATGTGGGTGGCGTTTATCATCATCTGCGCCCTCGTCAACATCATCGTATCCTCGGGTTCGGCCAAATGGGCGATTTTGGCGCCGGTATTCGTCCCCATGTTCATGCTTCTGGGCTATCACCCCGGCTTTACCCAGCTGCTCTACAGATTGGGCGATTCCCCGGGCAACTGCTTTACGCCCATGTCGCCTTACATCTGGATGATTCTCTCGGTGGCCCAGCAAAAGTACAACAAGGACGTCAACATCGGGACGCTGATCTCCAACATGATCCCGGTGGCCATTGTGCTCCAGATCGCGTGGATCCTCTTCCTGCTCCTGTGGTCCATCGGCTACAGCCTGCCCATCGGACCCGGTGTCGGATATTTTATGCCCGCCGGAATCCTTTAA
- a CDS encoding dCMP deaminase family protein, producing the protein MKRTDYIKWDEYFMGVAILSGKRSKDPNTQVGACIVSPDNKIIGVGYNGLPLGCSDDDFPWERDGDFLETKYPFVVHAELNAILNSTRELAGCRIYVGLFPCHECSKAIIQSGIREIIYLSDKYAGSESDIASRKMLDIAGVTYRRLETGLSKLELSYGRD; encoded by the coding sequence GTGAAACGGACGGACTACATCAAATGGGACGAATATTTTATGGGCGTCGCCATCCTTTCAGGGAAACGGAGCAAGGACCCCAACACCCAGGTCGGGGCCTGTATCGTGTCGCCGGACAACAAAATCATCGGCGTCGGCTATAACGGTCTGCCGCTGGGCTGCAGCGACGACGACTTCCCCTGGGAGCGGGACGGGGATTTTCTCGAGACAAAATATCCCTTTGTGGTCCACGCGGAATTGAACGCGATCTTGAACAGCACCCGGGAACTTGCGGGCTGCCGGATTTACGTGGGGCTTTTCCCCTGCCACGAATGCTCCAAGGCCATTATCCAGAGCGGGATCCGTGAGATCATTTACCTTTCGGATAAGTACGCGGGTTCGGAATCGGACATCGCTTCCCGGAAAATGCTCGATATCGCCGGCGTCACCTACCGTCGCCTCGAAACCGGGCTTTCAAAACTGGAGCTTTCCTATGGCCGGGACTGA
- the gmhB gene encoding D-glycero-beta-D-manno-heptose 1,7-bisphosphate 7-phosphatase: MAGTEKKAVFLDRDGTVNIEKAYLYKAEDFVFERGAIDGLRRIKALGYLLIVVTNQSGIARGFYTEEDLALLNAWLMAETKALGCGLDALYYCPHHPDEGIPPYRRECDCRKPKTGMIDRAVAAFGIDRAASYLVGDKRSDLQTALNADLAPILVRTGYGRETEAGLAIAGDAPREVSVFDTLRDFADWLEKRRASAPAEIFPEKAKKG; the protein is encoded by the coding sequence ATGGCCGGGACTGAGAAAAAAGCCGTTTTTCTAGACCGCGACGGGACCGTCAACATCGAAAAGGCCTATTTATACAAGGCGGAGGATTTTGTTTTCGAAAGAGGCGCGATTGACGGTCTGCGGCGAATCAAGGCCCTCGGGTATCTCCTGATCGTCGTGACGAACCAGTCCGGCATCGCCCGGGGTTTTTACACGGAAGAGGACCTGGCCTTGCTTAACGCCTGGCTTATGGCAGAAACGAAGGCACTCGGCTGTGGGTTGGACGCGCTTTACTACTGCCCCCATCATCCGGACGAAGGAATCCCCCCCTACAGGAGGGAATGTGACTGCCGGAAGCCCAAAACGGGCATGATCGACCGGGCCGTAGCGGCCTTCGGCATAGACCGCGCCGCCTCTTACCTTGTCGGAGACAAGCGCTCTGATCTCCAAACGGCGCTTAACGCGGACCTGGCGCCTATTCTCGTGAGGACGGGCTACGGGCGGGAGACCGAAGCGGGGCTCGCGATTGCGGGCGACGCGCCGCGGGAGGTATCCGTATTCGATACGCTGCGGGATTTCGCGGACTGGCTCGAAAAGCGGCGGGCGTCGGCTCCGGCGGAGATTTTTCCGGAAAAAGCGAAAAAGGGTTGA